The nucleotide window ATAATAAAATACCATGGGAAGAATCAGATCCCGTAATCCCTGCAATAAAAGTTTATACATATAAGGATCTAAAAACGTCTGACGGCATTATATATGAAGCACGAATTAATGCCGAAACAGGGAAAATTCGCTCCGTATATGAATCTTCGGGTTATTTAGCGCCTTCAGGTGAAGTTAAACTGACTCTTGATGAAGGAGAAGAAATTGCAAGATCCTTTGTATTAAAGGCATTTGGACAAGATCCCGATGATATAGGAGATCCCGATAACATTTTTACCACAATCAAAACTTCTAATTATGTTAATCTGGATAGATTTAATAAATTAGGCAAAGCTGCAAATATTTACGTCAGATATTACAATAAATATGAGGGATTGGATGGCGGACCTGTTTTACAGATGACTATCAATTCAATTTCCGGTAATGTAACATCATGTCAGTTTAACATTCCAAATCTTCAAAATCATACATTCTCTTCTTCTGTACCTTCAGTTTCTCTAGACGAAGCAAAAGAAATTATTGAAGAAAAAATAGACGAGAAATACCCGGGAGAAGTAAAAACATATGAATTTTTAAATGACGATAAATCTGAGATGTTGTTGTGGGATACCGGTGTTCCGGTATATTATGATAACACAACACCGGTTCGCCTGATCTGGGAATTGGAGTTCAATGTTGAAAGAAACATTGGTGCAGAGCCAGATATTTCTAAATTTGACGATTCTACATATGGTGCTGTAATAGATGCACATAGCGGAGAAATTCTTTGCCTTTTTTATAAGGATATTACAATTGATTATCTGAAAAAATACTACTAGTAAGGATCGTTTTGGTGTGACAGATTTAGAGATGAAAACCAGGAAAAAAAATATTTTTGGAGTACGGATTTTATGATTACGACTAGAAATCTCACAAAAATATATGGAGAAAAGGCAGCAGTAAATAATCTTAATCTTGAGATCGGTAACGGAGAAGTATTCGGTTTTTTGGGTCCTAACGGTGCCGGAAAAAGTACGACGATTTTAATGCTTACCGGGATGATTGAGCCTACATCCGGAAGCTGCCTTATTGATGGTATTGATGTTACAAAAAATCCATTAAAGGCGAAAAAGATAACCGGTTATCTACCTGAAGACGTAGGATTTTACGAAAACCTGACTGCCGAACAAAATCTGGACTATGTTGCCAGATTTTATGGAATGAACCCTGAAAAACGAAAAAAAAGAATTGACTTTCTTCTCGAACTTGTAAAACTAGAAAATGTCACCCAGACTCTTAGCGGATATTCCCGTGGAATGAACCAGCGTTTGGGGCTGGCACAGGCTCTTTTAAACGATCCAAAAGTGGTAATTCTGGACGAACCAACAGCTAATCTTGACCCTGAAGGAGTATTTCAGTTCAGAAAAATTAT belongs to Methanolacinia paynteri and includes:
- a CDS encoding ABC transporter ATP-binding protein, translating into MITTRNLTKIYGEKAAVNNLNLEIGNGEVFGFLGPNGAGKSTTILMLTGMIEPTSGSCLIDGIDVTKNPLKAKKITGYLPEDVGFYENLTAEQNLDYVARFYGMNPEKRKKRIDFLLELVKLENVTQTLSGYSRGMNQRLGLAQALLNDPKVVILDEPTANLDPEGVFQFRKIIHNLSDEGKTILICSHVLSEVKKVCKTLGILSQGDLVARGTVEDVEKQLIEKSQNPLKIILETEEPLPEIKHSEIIKIEVNNNHAIIYTKNDIRKNIFDILKKDYKIIDIHLESPPLEELFLNVYRRE